Proteins from a genomic interval of Diospyros lotus cultivar Yz01 chromosome 6, ASM1463336v1, whole genome shotgun sequence:
- the LOC127803519 gene encoding NEP1-interacting protein 1-like, with protein MWVSFHLLLATKYAAKPSLSCFLYIIRLLFSPPLNQSKSIYFFGSKLQSMEVYGYPSHSLPSSSSPSPFSVGNFVDRVKEFFRCAVSAVIGHVFSAIFTFFFALVGTLLGAMTGALIGQETESGFVRGAAVGAISGAVFSIEVFESSLVLWQSDESGIGCLLYLIDVIASLLSGRLVRERIGPAMLSAVQSQMGAVETNFEEIPNIFDTGGSKGLPGDSVEKIPKITITSNNNVDASGEKASCSVCLQDFQLGETVRSLPHCHHMFHLPCIDKWLVRHGSCPLCRRDL; from the exons ATGTGGGTTTCTTTTCACCTTCTCTTAGCGACTAAGTATGCAGCAAAgccctctctctcttgtttcctttATATCATTCGCCTTCTCTTCTCTCCCCCTTTGAACCAGTCCAAaagcatttatttttttggatcgAAGCTCCAATCCATGGAGGTTTATGGCTACCCATCTCAttcccttccttcttcctcctccccgTCTCCATTTTCTGTGGGGAATTTCGTCGACAGAGTTAAGGAATTCTTCCGATGCGCGGTTTCTGCGGTTATTGGGCATGTTTTCTCTGCGatcttcaccttcttcttcgCGTTAG TGGGGACTTTATTAGGAGCCATGACCGGAGCCTTAATAGGCCAAGAGACAGAGAGCGGATTTGTGCGCGGAGCTGCAGTTGGAGCCATCTCTGGGGCTGTCTTCTCCATTGAAGTTTTCGAATCTTCTCTTGTTCTCTGGCAATCAGACGAATCTGGAATCGGCTGTCTACTCTACTTG ATTGATGTTATTGCAAGCCTTCTGAGTGGCAGACTTGTCCGGGAGCGAATTGGTCCAGCCATGCTAAGTGCAGTGCAAAGTCAG ATGGGCGCTGTCGAAACGAACTTTGAAGAGATCCCCAATATCTTCGATACTGGGGGCTCGAAGGGTTTGCCTGGAGATTCAGTTGAAAAGATCCCAAAGATCACAATCACTAGCAACAATAATGTGGATGCATCTGGGGAGAAAGCATCCTGTTCTGTGTGCCTGCAG GACTTTCAGCTTGGAGAGACTGTTAGAAGCTTGCCCCATTGTCATCATATGTTCCACCTACCATGCATTGATAAGTGGCTGGTGAGGCATGGTTCTTGCCCCTTATGCAGAAGGGATCTATAA
- the LOC127803517 gene encoding probable serine/threonine-protein kinase PBL10 isoform X2: MADSSTTAASSPRPLRIRNSVLTHSHIWWGAAFAMATLSVGVFLCFCIKSKLYPSCRRPRKRQGKLDAEKMALRQFQLEELEKATKNFSKDCLVGSGAYGNVYRGTFDVEGTLAIKRPRDDSIPSTEDFRNEVRLLSKVKHRNLVGLVGFCEEPGLKGEKVWIYEYVPHGSLLDYIIGKGGKSLSWRERVTIAIGAAKAYLHEEMTPSIIHRDIKPSNILIGEGFEAKVSDFGLVRSGPTGEQSHVSSQIKGTPGYLDPAYCSSFHLSPFSDVYSFGVILLQLVTACPAVGTTRNQSKYHIIEWARPSLERGVVQEILDANLLLEPCNMEMMLKMGQLALRCVMKVPKQRPTMTQVWQELEAALHAADNFINKQPSRGPCRSISASGRSRGQSSCRSMDYEYSQSFVSIDGVGLQRFHVDIDSLSFQSASLRCLETSSVSIEFDTNNLGGISEETNTDNNADVSLPRG, from the exons ATGGCGGATTCAAGCACAACAGCAGCATCCAGCCCCCGGCCATTGAGAATTCGAAATTCTGTTCTCACCCATAGTCATATATGGTGGGGAGCTGCTTTTGCCATGGCAACTCTCTCTGTTGGTGTCTTTTTATGTTTCTGTATCAAGAGCAAGCTCTATCCCAGTTGCAGGCGGCCTAGAAAGCGCCAAG GAAAGTTGGATGCCGAGAAGATGGCATTGAGGCAATTTCAGCTCGAAGAACTAGAGAAGGCCACCAAGAATTTCAGCAAAGATTGCCTGGTGGGATCTGGTGCATATGGAAATGTTTACAGAGGCACGTTTGATGTGGAGGGAACCCTGGCAATCAAGAGGCCTCGTGATGATTCCATCCCGAGCACCGAAGATTTCCGAAATG AGGTGAGGTTGCTTTCAAAAGTCAAGCACAGAAATCTTGTGGGATTGGTGGGATTCTGTGAAGAACCTG GATTAAAAGGGGAAAAAGTTTGGATATATGAATATGTACCACATGGTTCACTACTTGACTACATTATCG GAAAAGGAGGGAAGAGCTTATCCTGGAGGGAAAGAGTCACCATTGCCATCGGAGCAGCAAAAG CTTATTTGCATGAAGAGATGACACCGAGCATAATACACCGGGACATAAAACCGAGTAACATCCTTATAGGAGAGGGCTTTGAAGCTAAAGTTTCGGACTTTGGGCTGGTGAGATCAGGTCCCACGGGGGAACAATCACATGTGAGCAGCCAGATCAAAGGAACACCAGGGTACCTTGACCCTGCCTATTGTTCAAGCTTCCATTTGTCTCCTTTCAGCGATGTATATAGCTTTGGAGTCATACTTCTGCAGCTTGTTACAGCATGCCCTGCAGTTGGTACAACCAGAAATCAATCTAAATATCACATCATTGAATGG GCGAGGCCAAGCTTGGAGCGAGGTGTTGTCCAGGAAATCTTGGATGCTAATCTTCTATTAGAGCCTTGCAATATGGAGATGATGCTGAAGATGGGACAACTTGCCCTGAGATGCGTGATGAAAGTTCCAAAGCAGCGGCCTACAATGACTCAAGTGTGGCAAGAGCTAGAGGCAGCTCTCCATGCAGCGGACAACTTCATTAACAAGCAGCCTTCAAGGGGTCCCTGTAGATCCATCAGTGCATCTGGTCGATCAAGGGGTCAAAGCAGTTGTAGGTCGATGGATTACGAGTATTCTCAAAGCTTTGTCAGCATAGATGGTGTCGGACTTCAAAGATTTCATGTAGATATTGATAGCCTCTCCTTCCAAAGTGCAAGCTTGAGATGTTTAGAAACAAGTAGTGTGAGCATTGAATTCGATACGAACAACCTGGGGGGAATAAGCGAGGAAACAAATACAGATAATAACGCGGACGTCAGCTTACCCCGGGGCTGA
- the LOC127803517 gene encoding probable serine/threonine-protein kinase PBL7 isoform X1, with protein sequence MADSSTTAASSPRPLRIRNSVLTHSHIWWGAAFAMATLSVGVFLCFCIKSKLYPSCRRPRKRQGKLDAEKMALRQFQLEELEKATKNFSKDCLVGSGAYGNVYRGTFDVEGTLAIKRPRDDSIPSTEDFRNEVRLLSKVKHRNLVGLVGFCEEPGLKGEKVWIYEYVPHGSLLDYIIGKGGKSLSWRERVTIAIGAAKGIAYLHEEMTPSIIHRDIKPSNILIGEGFEAKVSDFGLVRSGPTGEQSHVSSQIKGTPGYLDPAYCSSFHLSPFSDVYSFGVILLQLVTACPAVGTTRNQSKYHIIEWARPSLERGVVQEILDANLLLEPCNMEMMLKMGQLALRCVMKVPKQRPTMTQVWQELEAALHAADNFINKQPSRGPCRSISASGRSRGQSSCRSMDYEYSQSFVSIDGVGLQRFHVDIDSLSFQSASLRCLETSSVSIEFDTNNLGGISEETNTDNNADVSLPRG encoded by the exons ATGGCGGATTCAAGCACAACAGCAGCATCCAGCCCCCGGCCATTGAGAATTCGAAATTCTGTTCTCACCCATAGTCATATATGGTGGGGAGCTGCTTTTGCCATGGCAACTCTCTCTGTTGGTGTCTTTTTATGTTTCTGTATCAAGAGCAAGCTCTATCCCAGTTGCAGGCGGCCTAGAAAGCGCCAAG GAAAGTTGGATGCCGAGAAGATGGCATTGAGGCAATTTCAGCTCGAAGAACTAGAGAAGGCCACCAAGAATTTCAGCAAAGATTGCCTGGTGGGATCTGGTGCATATGGAAATGTTTACAGAGGCACGTTTGATGTGGAGGGAACCCTGGCAATCAAGAGGCCTCGTGATGATTCCATCCCGAGCACCGAAGATTTCCGAAATG AGGTGAGGTTGCTTTCAAAAGTCAAGCACAGAAATCTTGTGGGATTGGTGGGATTCTGTGAAGAACCTG GATTAAAAGGGGAAAAAGTTTGGATATATGAATATGTACCACATGGTTCACTACTTGACTACATTATCG GAAAAGGAGGGAAGAGCTTATCCTGGAGGGAAAGAGTCACCATTGCCATCGGAGCAGCAAAAG GCATAGCTTATTTGCATGAAGAGATGACACCGAGCATAATACACCGGGACATAAAACCGAGTAACATCCTTATAGGAGAGGGCTTTGAAGCTAAAGTTTCGGACTTTGGGCTGGTGAGATCAGGTCCCACGGGGGAACAATCACATGTGAGCAGCCAGATCAAAGGAACACCAGGGTACCTTGACCCTGCCTATTGTTCAAGCTTCCATTTGTCTCCTTTCAGCGATGTATATAGCTTTGGAGTCATACTTCTGCAGCTTGTTACAGCATGCCCTGCAGTTGGTACAACCAGAAATCAATCTAAATATCACATCATTGAATGG GCGAGGCCAAGCTTGGAGCGAGGTGTTGTCCAGGAAATCTTGGATGCTAATCTTCTATTAGAGCCTTGCAATATGGAGATGATGCTGAAGATGGGACAACTTGCCCTGAGATGCGTGATGAAAGTTCCAAAGCAGCGGCCTACAATGACTCAAGTGTGGCAAGAGCTAGAGGCAGCTCTCCATGCAGCGGACAACTTCATTAACAAGCAGCCTTCAAGGGGTCCCTGTAGATCCATCAGTGCATCTGGTCGATCAAGGGGTCAAAGCAGTTGTAGGTCGATGGATTACGAGTATTCTCAAAGCTTTGTCAGCATAGATGGTGTCGGACTTCAAAGATTTCATGTAGATATTGATAGCCTCTCCTTCCAAAGTGCAAGCTTGAGATGTTTAGAAACAAGTAGTGTGAGCATTGAATTCGATACGAACAACCTGGGGGGAATAAGCGAGGAAACAAATACAGATAATAACGCGGACGTCAGCTTACCCCGGGGCTGA
- the LOC127803518 gene encoding probable protein phosphatase 2C 60, translating into MLSRLINFLRACWRPSSDHVHTSSDVAGKQDGLLWYKDIGQHFNGEYSMAVVQANFLLEDRSQIESGCLSFLDSGPYGTFVGVYDGHGGAETSRYINDHLFENLKRFTSKQHSMSVDVIKKAFQATEEGFLSRVAEQWPMKPQIAAVGSCCLVGVICNGTFYIANLGDSRAVMGKLVKATGDVLAVQLSTEHNASIESVRQELRSLHPDDSQIVVRKHNVWRVKGLIQVSRSIGDVYLKKAEFNREPLYAKFRLREPFTRPILSSEPSISVCELQPDDQFVILASDGLWDQLSNQEAVDIVQNHPHNGSARRLVKAALQEAAKKREMRYSDLKKIDRGVRRHFHDDITVVVVFLDSNLVSRASSVKGPALSLRGGGANPSASAKSSAAYATPTGLGAI; encoded by the exons ATGTTATCAAGGTTGATAAACTTTCTGAGGGCCTGCTGGCGGCCATCATCGGACCATGTGCATACAAGTTCAGATGTGGCTGGCAAACAAGATGGGCTCCTTTGGTACAAAGACATTGGGCAGCACTTTAATGGTGAATACTCAATGGCAGTCGTTCAAGCCAACTTTTTGCTGGAGGACCGGAGTCAGATTGAGTCAGGCTGCTTGAGCTTTCTAGATTCTGGCCCATATGGAACATTTGTTGGAGTATATGATGGTCATGGTGGGGCTGAAACCTCACGCTATATCAATGATCACCTTTTTGAGAATCTCAAGA GGTTTACTTCCAAGCAACATTCGATGTCAGTGGATGTGATAAAAAAGGCATTTCAAGCAACAGAAGAGGGGTTTCTCTCTCGTGTTGCTGAGCAGTGGCCAATGAAACCTCAGATTGCAGCTGTTGGATCTTGCTGCCTGGTTGGAGTGATCTGCAACGGGACATTTTACATTGCCAACCTTGGTGATTCTCGTGCAGTTATGGGAAAGCTTGTCAAGGCAACAGGAGATGTTCTTGCTGTACAGCTGTCAACAGAGCATAATGCAAGCATAGAGTCTGTCAGACAGGAATTGCGATCTCTGCATCCAGATGACTCACAGATTGTAGTTCGAAAACATAATGTATGGCGTGTAAAGGGACTGATACAG GTTTCTAGATCAATAGGTGATGTTTATCTAAAGAAGGCTGAATTCAACAGGGAGCCTTTATATGCTAAGTTTCGCCTTCGTGAGCCTTTTACTAGGCCTATATTAAGCTCTGAACCATCAATTTCTGTGTGTGAACTCCAGCCAGATGATCAATTTGTCATATTGGCATCAGATGGATTGTGGGACCAACTTAGCAATCAGGAAGCTGTGGATATAGTACAAAATCACCCTCACAAT GGAAGTGCTCGAAGGCTGGTGAAAGCGGCACTGCAGGAAGCAGCCAAGAAAAGAGAGATGAGGTATTCGGATCTGAAGAAGATTGACCGTGGAGTGAGGCGACATTTCCACGACGATATCACAGTCGTAGTAGTGTTTCTTGATTCGAATCTTGTGAGCAGAGCAAGCTCTGTCAAAGGCCCTGCCTTGTCGCTGAGAGGAGGCGGGGCGAATCCATCTGCATCTGCAAAAAGCTCGGCTGCTTATGCCACACCTACTGGACTGGGTGCCATATGA
- the LOC127803516 gene encoding protein ALTERED PHOSPHATE STARVATION RESPONSE 1-like produces MGSAASISMSRRRRREEENVEDDALSICRQRKRLIKLAVARRRSLANAHRNYSHSLYAVAMALRLFVARQSSPPSAFLITLPSQSPSSSSAGGGGRNPVLKAAVSSLSSSLEGEKEDDGGGEEEEREICEHFYGDSAPELPSPENVFRWDFFSPFDGDPRAATEAEGRAELEEEEEHKPLLRGGDSVTLGEQKGSGGIDTCTKGRELLEALKDVEDHFVRACESGGEVSRMLETNTAPLHYSCFQEIQYNPNKNLQSIAWHGSTSSSPSFLKNLLASGSRSSSQWESDFKRTELCDEYGGMDSGSHSLTLERLYEWEKKIYEEVKAGDDVRKLYEQKCLQLRNQLGAKRKGLQSVEKTEDEVRELYSRMLVAIRTVESISEKIQKLRDEELQPQLVELLHGIMTNWKLMLKSHETQKQAMFETTLFTCPAYGKFCNDSRRIATHQLEAELQNWRACFAEYVSAQKAYAEALHGWLSKLIAPEVGSFVWVRSSVLRPQMNGPPLFSLCHDWLTTLQKLPHESVIYAMKSFAKDIQALWAQQGEEQQQKRKVDGLAKELERRVLALQRAEEKVLESKVSRQKTEINVRKQVEFLAERKDLLDVLRKKLEVEKARHWDSMEETQQMALHGFQAGFSSVFESLTEFSKTSLKIYADLVAICGNGEAGN; encoded by the exons ATGGGTTCCGCTGCCTCCATTTCCATGtccaggaggaggaggagggaagAAGAAAACGTCGAAGACGACGCGCTCTCAATCTGCAGGCAGCGCAAACGCCTCATCAAATTGGCCGTCGCCCGCCGCCGCTCGCTCGCTAATGCCCACCGTAATTACAGCCACTCTCTTTACGCCGTCGCCATGGCCCTTAGGCTGTTCGTGGCCCGGCAATCTTCTCCGCCGTCGGCGTTCCTCATCACGCTCCCGTCTCAAtccccctcctcctcctcagcCGGCGGCGGCGGTCGAAACCCAGTTCTCAAAGCCGCggtctcttctctctcctccagtctagagggagagaaagaagatgacGGTGGcggcgaagaagaagaaagagagatctGTGAGCATTTTTACGGCGACTCGGCCCCGGAATTGCCGTCACCGGAGAATGTTTTCCGCTGGgatttcttttctcctttcgACGGTGATCCGAGGGCGGCGACGGAAGCAGAGGGGAGAGCAGAgctggaggaggaagaagagcacAAGCCTCTGCTGAGGGGTGGTGATAGCGTGACCCTGGGGGAACAGAAGGGCTCAGGAGGGATTGACACGTGCACGAAAGGGAGGGAATTGCTGGAGGCGTTGAAGGACGTGGAGGACCATTTTGTGAGGGCTTGTGAGAGTGGCGGGGAAGTTTCCAGGATGCTGGAGACCAACACGGCTCCTCTTCATTACTCTTGTTTCCAGGAAATCCAAT ACAACCCAAATAAGAATTTGCAATCGATCGCATGGCATGGGTCtacttcatcttctccttcctttctgAAGAACTTACTTGCGTCCGGCAGCCGGAGTTCCTCGCAATGGGAGTCAGATTTCAAGAGAACTGAGCTTTGTGATGAATATGGCGGGATGGATTCGGGAAGCCATTCATTAACTCTTGAAAGGCTCTATGAGTGGGAGAAGAAGATTTATGAAGAGGTCAAG GCTGGAGACGACGTGAGGAAACTTTATGAGCAAAAATGCTTACAGTTGAGAAACCAGCTGGGTGCTAAGAGAAAGGGCCTCCAGTCAGTGGAAAAGACTGAAGACGAGGTAAGAGAACTGTATTCCAGAATGTTGGTTGCGATACGCACTGTTGAATCAATCTCTGAAAAAATCCAGAAACTGAGAGATGAAGAGCTGCAGCCGCAACTAGTTGAGCTGCTACACGG TATAATGACAAATTGGAAGCTAATGTTGAAATCACATGAAACTCAAAAACAAGCCATGTTTGAAACTACACTCTTCACTTGTCCTGCTTATGGGAAATTTTGCAATGACTCTCGCCGTATTGCCACTCATCAACTTGAAGCAGAACTCCAAAATTGGCGTGCTTGTTTCGCTGAATATGTTTCTGCTCAAAAGGCATATGCTGAAGCTCTCCATGGATGGCTATCTAAATTGATTGCTCCAGAAGTTGGATCTTTTGTCTGGGTCAGATCTTCAGTTTTGCGGCCTCAGATGAATGGGCCGCCATTGTTTTCGCTGTGTCATGATTGGTTAACAACCCTGCAAAAGTTGCCGCACGAGTCAGTAATCTATGCCATGAAAAGTTTTGCAAAAGATATCCAGGCTTTGTGGGCTCAGCAAGGGGAGGAGCAACAGCAGAAGAGGAAGGTTGATGGACTTGCAAAAGAGCTTGAGAGGAGGGTTCTCGCATTGCAAAGGGCAGAGGAAAAAGTGCTGGAGTCCAAGGTTTCTCGACAGAAGACAGAGATCAATGTTCGAAAGCAGGTTGAGTTCTTGGCAGAGAGGAAAGATCTGTTGGATGTGTTAAGGAAAAAGCTCGAGGTTGAGAAGGCAAGGCATTGGGATAGCATGGAGGAGACGCAACAGATGGCTTTACATGGATTTCAGGCAGGATTTTCTTCAGTTTTCGAGTCCTTGACAGAGTTCTCAAAGACCTCTTTAAAGATATATGCTGACCTAGTGGCCATCTGTGGAAATGGTGAGGCAGGAAACTAG